The sequence GGGTGTCGATATTATTGAAGAAGAAGCAGGTCTGCGTGTAATCGGCCCTGAACAGCTCAAAGCTGTTGATATTAAAACGATGCCACATCCAGGTTTTCCAACAGACATGCAAGCGCAAATGATGGCGTTGCTTCTTCAGGCAGAGGGCACGAGTGTCGTTACGGAAACTGTATTTGAGAACCGGTTTATGCATGTAGAAGAATTCCGTCGCATGAACGGAAACATTAAAATTGAAGGTCGCTCAGCGATTGTATCTGGGCCGACAAGTCTACAAGGCGCGGAAGTCGGAGCAACGGATTTAAGGGCTGGTGCAGCGCTTGTGCTTGCGGGACTTGTCGCTGATGGTTATACACGTGTAACGGAATTAAAGCATTTGGATCGTGGATACGTCAATTTAACTGAGAAATTGAAAGCATTAGGCGCAGACATTGAGCGTGTAGAAGAACATCAAGAAAATGAGTCCTTGGAAGCTGCTGAACTTATCTAATCTATTTCCGGGGAAATGGTCGAATATCGTCAAAAAAGATTGTTTGCCATTATGGAGTATGTCACATTTGCTGACATACTGTGTATGGCCGACAATCTTTTTTGCATTCATTTCTGAGGCAGACGTTCATAGACTATAGTGTTGGAACAAATAATGGAGGTCTGCCATGAAACGGATAATCCTATTTGCAGCAATGCTGATCGTCATTGTGCTAATCGTTCCCACTGTAATGGTTGCACTTGGAAAAGACGGCGAAGATTTAACCGAGTCAGCTTTTGGACTAGCCCCGATCGAGAAAAAACAAGAAGCAGGACAAACAGAAGTACGCTCTGAGCAAGTGGCAGCGAAACACACCAATGGACCTGACATTGCCGTTTATCGCTCCAACGCTGAATCGGTGGAACAAATCGATTTGGAAGATTACGTAGTTGGTGTGGTAGCGTCTGAAATGCCGGCTGACTATGAAGTCGAGGCTCTTAAAGCACAGGCGTTAGCCGCAAGGACATTTGCCGTCGCGCAAATGAAAAACGGCGACAAAAATGGGAATGTCCCACAAGGGGCGTTAGTAACGGATACAGTTGCCCATCAAGTCTATCAAAGCAAAGATGAATTAAAAGAGAAATGGAAAGACGAGTTCGACTCAAACTGGGAGAAAGTCGAAACGGCAGTACGGGACACGAGTGGGGAAATTATTACGTATGATGGTGAACCAATTACTGCCTCCTTTTTTTCAACAAGCAATGGCTTTACCGAAAATGCCGAAGATTATTGGGAACAAGAGGTGCCTTACTTAAAAAGTGTACCAAGTCCATGGGATAAGCAATCTCCTCGTTTTGCTAATGAAACAGTCATTCCTATAAGTGAATTTGAAGCTGCTTTAGGGATCACACTCCAAAATGACGGATCAATT is a genomic window of Shouchella clausii containing:
- the spoIID gene encoding stage II sporulation protein D, giving the protein MKRIILFAAMLIVIVLIVPTVMVALGKDGEDLTESAFGLAPIEKKQEAGQTEVRSEQVAAKHTNGPDIAVYRSNAESVEQIDLEDYVVGVVASEMPADYEVEALKAQALAARTFAVAQMKNGDKNGNVPQGALVTDTVAHQVYQSKDELKEKWKDEFDSNWEKVETAVRDTSGEIITYDGEPITASFFSTSNGFTENAEDYWEQEVPYLKSVPSPWDKQSPRFANETVIPISEFEAALGITLQNDGSIGTIEARTAGGRVETVTFENKTLSGREVREALELDSSDFSWHVSNGQVVIQTKGWGHGVGMSQYGANGMAQEGKTYKDIVQYFYKDVEIDSMDELVPTS